A region of the Notolabrus celidotus isolate fNotCel1 chromosome 18, fNotCel1.pri, whole genome shotgun sequence genome:
GTAATTGATAGCAGCATGTTTGAAAGCAGCCCCATTCACACCATGAGGGTCTTGGTGCTCACAAATTTGCCTCTAGGCTTATGTCCGATGCTGGAGACCTTCCTGCTGGCACTGCTCCTCACAGATCCTCCCTTCAGCCTCACACTGCTGGGCAAACTCCCTGACATTAGCTTTGCATGTGGTTTTTCATCCATCGCTGCTTCAACTTGCTTTAGGTTCTGAGAGTTCTCACAAATGCAGTATCTTGGTAGGTCATGGGGCCTCTGTTTTGTGCAGAACCACTTCACAGAGCTGTAGAGAAGCTCTGCACAGCTGGCCATGGCTGCTATCACCCCTATGATGAAAtagaagcagaggaagatggtTTTCTCTGCCGGGCGGGAGGTGAAGCAGTCCACCGTGTAGGGGCAAGGAAAGCGGTTGCAGGGGAACTGGGCCTCCACCTTGAAGCCATACAGATACCACTGTCCCACTAGAAACCCAACCTCCGCCAGCATTCTGAAGGCCACGTTGACAATGTAAAACCTCCTGAAATGACGATCATCTCTGGAGATCTGGCCGCTGTTCTGGCTGAATTTAGACTGGATctcctttttgttgttgtgatgcatgGCGTACATGAGAAAAACTAGAGACGGTGTTGCGATGAGGACGATGTGAAACACCCAGAATCTGTACTGGGAGATTGGGAAGGCCATATCGTAGCAAACCTGTTTGCAGCCCGGTTGGAGGGTGTTGCAGGCAAACTCCTCTTGCTCGTCCTCAAACAGGTCGCTGGCTACTGTCCCCAGGATCAGAATCCGAAATACAAGCATGAGTAGGAGCCAGAAACGACCAAGCATTGGGGAATGAACCTGGAGGCTGTCGAAGAGCCCCCCGAGGAAGCCCCATTCACCCATGATTGCAGGGATACAGCTTCTTCAAAGGCTCGGCTTATCCACCTTTCCCCCTCAAGGTGTGTGTTCACTCTGGTTGGGAACAAAAGCCGAAGTCTGTCTTATAAGTTCCAATTCATGACTCCTACTGATACCAAACAGACCAATCTGCATTTTACAGGCCAGTCCAGGGTCCAATAGCCTGAAATCTAAACATAAAAGCAGGCTTACAGAAACGTTCAACCTCTGACTGAaggaataaaacagtaaaaccaGTTCATATTTAACCAGCATTCAAAAGATAATGATGGAGGGATTGAAagcaaaaactgtttttttttttataattgttgaatcttaaaaaaaagttcTAGTCAGCAAATTCATGCCCAGGTTCAGAGGACAATGAATTGAAGTCATAATATTCATGTCATATGCAAGCTATTCTGAGTTTAAAGCCTAAAAACAGCTTTAATCTGCAACAAGTCTTTTATGTGTAAGTATGCTGACTAGTTGAGCTACTCGTCAGTCTTGAACTTTACTCGATACAGCATTTTAGACGAGCCAGTTGAAAGGAAACCGGTTGAGACTGAGATTTCATTTACCTGATACAGAGAAAGCAGAGTTCTCCGTAAAGCCtcaaaaaaaatcctctgtgtttgtcttcctcACTCAGAAACCTCCaaccaaagaaaaataaaaacagagaaaattaaGTCCACAGAAAGCGTGCAAACACCAGTTTATAATCCTCTCACTGCTTGTGATTGAGGTTTTGCCGGTGCCTGTAATTGAATAGGGCGGCAACAGTAAGAGGAAATTCCTGTTACGTCCTAATCTGTAGCCATCAAGAGTCCCAGACAGAAGAGATGTTTACCCAAGAGAGGCAAAGTCTTGATGAGCATTTCAAAGAGTTTCCTGTACCACCAGTTTCCCTACTCAGAAAGGGGCATTAAGTGCATTTAACCTGCATACAGCACCTTGTGATACAGCATGCTTTATTCGGTTAGACATTAATATCCATAAAACAATTTTTGTTGAGTTTcaagtttcatttttcaaattgCAGTTATGTAACTCTGAGTCAGTTTAGGAGTGTTGTTAACGGTTTGAGAAGATAGCTTTTCATAATCCATCACAAATTCCCCTTGTGGAAAGAATACAATCTGATAGTTAGTGGCACGTACCCATCAAGGTTTCCCACCAACATGTTACACATTACACCTCACTCTAAAGTCCTGCCAAAGCTCCGCCCGCCCTGCCACATTGGATCACTCCTGAGAATGACTGGAGCCATGAATTTGTCCTGTTTCAATGAAACACCTCTCAGAACAGTATTGGATTTCTCAAAAAAATTATTTCATATTCACACTATACTTAAAACAGAAATCTAACCACACAGTCCTTATGTCCTTTGTAAAATTGTAGTCTAAAACACAAGTGTTGCACAATTTCCAAAACTAAACCCTAAAAGCTTTTATAGATAAGATATAATACTATAtaaagtgtatatatatatatgtatatagtatctcacaaaagtgagtacacccctcacatttcttctaaagatgatgcacaagaaagtccgccaacagtttgctaaagacagcaaactaaggacatggattactggaaccatgtcttccatggtctgatgagaccaagataaacttatttggttc
Encoded here:
- the LOC117830427 gene encoding gap junction delta-3 protein-like; translated protein: MGEWGFLGGLFDSLQVHSPMLGRFWLLLMLVFRILILGTVASDLFEDEQEEFACNTLQPGCKQVCYDMAFPISQYRFWVFHIVLIATPSLVFLMYAMHHNNKKEIQSKFSQNSGQISRDDRHFRRFYIVNVAFRMLAEVGFLVGQWYLYGFKVEAQFPCNRFPCPYTVDCFTSRPAEKTIFLCFYFIIGVIAAMASCAELLYSSVKWFCTKQRPHDLPRYCICENSQNLKQVEAAMDEKPHAKLMSGSLPSSVRLKGGSVRSSASRKVSSIGHKPRGKFVSTKTLMV